The following are encoded together in the Planococcus antarcticus DSM 14505 genome:
- a CDS encoding thymidylate synthase: MTEANYMKQYLDLCEHILHNGATKEDRTGTGTLSVFGHQMRFDLREGFPLMTTKKTAFRLIVSELLWFIKGDTNVRALLQDNNHIWDEWAFTQWIASDEYAGPDMTDFGRRAQKDLEFAELYKLEMQSFQRKVIESPEFAEKYGDLGPVYGKQWRSWATTEGGTIDQLKNVIESIKKNPDSRRHLVTAWNPEFIDDMALPPCHIMFQFYVADGKLSCQLYQRSADVFLGVPFNIASYALLTHLIARECNLEVGDFVHTTGDTHLYSNHLTQVHEQLSREPKMLPILKINEEVDSIFDLKLEDITIEGYDPHPRIKAPVAV; this comes from the coding sequence ATAACGGAGGCGAATTATATGAAGCAATATTTAGATTTGTGCGAACACATTCTGCATAACGGAGCAACAAAAGAAGACCGGACTGGCACAGGAACATTGAGTGTCTTCGGCCATCAGATGCGCTTCGATCTTCGTGAGGGATTTCCGCTCATGACCACTAAAAAAACAGCGTTCCGCTTGATTGTCTCGGAACTTCTTTGGTTTATTAAAGGCGACACCAATGTCCGCGCTTTATTACAGGACAATAATCATATTTGGGATGAATGGGCGTTTACGCAATGGATAGCAAGCGATGAGTATGCAGGGCCTGACATGACCGATTTCGGCCGCCGCGCACAGAAAGATCTGGAATTTGCGGAACTGTACAAGCTGGAAATGCAAAGCTTTCAGCGAAAGGTAATTGAAAGTCCAGAGTTTGCCGAAAAATACGGTGATCTTGGACCGGTTTACGGCAAACAATGGCGTTCATGGGCGACCACAGAAGGCGGGACCATCGACCAATTGAAGAATGTCATCGAATCAATCAAAAAAAACCCGGACTCCCGCCGTCACCTTGTTACTGCATGGAATCCAGAGTTTATTGACGACATGGCTTTGCCACCATGTCACATTATGTTCCAGTTCTATGTTGCAGATGGCAAACTGTCTTGCCAGCTTTATCAGCGCAGCGCAGATGTCTTTTTAGGAGTGCCATTCAATATTGCCTCCTACGCACTTTTAACGCACCTTATTGCACGGGAATGCAACTTGGAAGTGGGCGATTTTGTCCACACGACAGGTGACACACATCTGTATTCAAATCATCTGACACAGGTTCATGAACAGTTGTCAAGAGAGCCGAAAATGTTGCCAATTCTAAAAATCAATGAAGAGGTCGATTCGATATTTGATCTAAAATTGGAAGACATCACAATCGAAGGCTACGATCCCCATCCTCGGATCAAAGCGCCTGTTGCAGTTTAA
- a CDS encoding YpjP family protein produces MKNWWQKSLMIAVAVLTLGAISPNHLIWESLLDEKGQPKSHAAESDNKQYIYDWIDPSEFYDTQVSILDTVHQSAEEQSYLKFGSRIGPVIQDEFQTMILPNIQRAIDVHLATLNTGQLSKLAISEKPSGDHSEKIFHVYDTETNKDEIRFHVRTEKKPQVGYSFNFHYHLAEDDFQKHITVGDIYWSKNTPPKWLS; encoded by the coding sequence ATGAAAAATTGGTGGCAAAAGTCGCTGATGATTGCAGTTGCCGTTTTGACATTGGGTGCAATTTCCCCGAACCATTTAATTTGGGAGTCGCTACTGGACGAAAAAGGTCAACCAAAATCACACGCAGCTGAAAGCGATAACAAACAGTATATATATGATTGGATCGATCCGAGCGAGTTTTACGATACCCAGGTATCTATACTCGACACGGTTCACCAATCTGCCGAAGAACAGTCTTATTTAAAGTTCGGTTCGCGAATTGGTCCTGTGATTCAAGACGAATTCCAAACCATGATCCTGCCGAATATTCAGCGAGCGATCGACGTTCATTTAGCGACTCTTAACACCGGCCAATTGAGCAAACTGGCTATCTCTGAGAAGCCATCAGGCGATCACTCAGAAAAAATCTTTCATGTTTATGATACCGAAACAAATAAAGATGAAATCCGTTTCCATGTAAGAACTGAGAAAAAGCCGCAAGTAGGCTATTCCTTTAATTTCCATTACCATTTGGCCGAAGATGATTTTCAAAAACACATAACTGTGGGCGATATTTACTGGTCCAAAAACACACCGCCGAAATGGCTTTCTTAA
- a CDS encoding class I SAM-dependent methyltransferase yields the protein MKTVVTTAYRPTSSILEWANRVSADLSLPQVPRNKRSIDRMHTDEGSDLLVCLKERLEFYPMGEGEPFFFHPNSAAFRTKRPLEQDPLIEVSGLEPGDSFLDCTLGLASDSLVASQRVGKQGRVLGCESHPVLAYVIQQGLKEYKGMPHLEEAMKRIRVVSSDAVSFLGKLETNSVDVIYMDPMFTEEITEASNFTPLRGTADHGQLTECWVAQAKRVARKTIVLKAHFRSQDFEGFGFTRRLRPNTKFHYGVIQCSAVT from the coding sequence GTGAAAACAGTTGTTACGACGGCGTACCGGCCTACTTCGTCTATATTGGAGTGGGCCAATCGCGTTTCTGCAGACCTTTCACTTCCACAGGTTCCGCGCAATAAACGTTCCATCGATAGAATGCATACAGATGAAGGATCGGATCTTCTGGTCTGTTTAAAAGAACGGCTCGAGTTTTATCCAATGGGTGAAGGTGAGCCGTTCTTTTTTCATCCGAATTCAGCGGCTTTCCGGACGAAAAGGCCGCTTGAGCAAGATCCTTTGATTGAAGTTTCTGGACTCGAACCGGGCGATTCTTTTTTGGATTGTACATTGGGTTTGGCTTCAGACTCACTAGTGGCTTCTCAGCGTGTTGGCAAACAAGGGCGGGTTCTTGGATGTGAAAGTCATCCTGTCCTTGCGTATGTTATTCAGCAGGGATTAAAAGAGTACAAGGGAATGCCGCATTTGGAAGAGGCCATGAAGCGCATCAGAGTGGTGTCTTCTGATGCCGTTTCGTTTCTGGGAAAGTTGGAAACCAATTCAGTCGATGTCATTTATATGGATCCGATGTTTACCGAGGAAATTACAGAAGCATCAAATTTCACTCCATTGAGAGGAACGGCTGATCATGGGCAATTGACGGAGTGTTGGGTAGCCCAAGCAAAAAGAGTGGCGCGTAAAACCATCGTCTTGAAAGCGCATTTTCGTTCGCAGGATTTTGAAGGTTTTGGCTTTACACGGCGCTTGCGGCCCAATACAAAATTCCATTACGGTGTCATCCAGTGCAGTGCCGTTACATAA
- a CDS encoding BrxA/BrxB family bacilliredoxin codes for MNAYDEYMKGIVVPMRQELTGAGFKELLTAEEVNEHMSSSKGTSLVVINSVCGCAAGLARPAVIEALQTVEAKPEYLVTVFAGQDKEATAQMRNYFEEVPPSSPSIAVLKDGALAYFIPREQIEGYPMEQIRDHLSHVLEQVAAQ; via the coding sequence ATGAACGCATATGATGAGTACATGAAAGGCATTGTCGTGCCGATGCGCCAAGAACTAACGGGTGCAGGATTTAAGGAGTTATTGACGGCTGAGGAAGTCAATGAACATATGAGCAGTTCTAAAGGAACAAGCCTTGTTGTCATCAACTCGGTTTGCGGTTGTGCTGCAGGTTTGGCGCGTCCGGCAGTTATAGAAGCACTACAGACAGTAGAAGCGAAACCTGAATATTTAGTTACGGTGTTTGCAGGACAGGACAAAGAAGCAACTGCTCAAATGCGCAATTATTTTGAAGAAGTTCCCCCATCATCGCCATCAATCGCGGTATTGAAAGATGGCGCATTAGCTTATTTTATTCCACGTGAACAGATTGAAGGCTATCCGATGGAACAAATCCGTGACCATTTGTCACATGTTCTTGAACAGGTGGCTGCTCAGTGA
- a CDS encoding conserved virulence factor C family protein, with protein sequence MKIITIEPTPSPNTMKVIIDQELPFGKSHNYNKNNIEDAPKEVQELLSIDGVKGIYHVADFLAVERISKFEWEAILAQVRNVFGEDREHSGEEIELDEHYGEVYVHVQEFKGIPLQVKVFDNSSEERFGMPERFVTAMQLVMDPTEENYLLQRKWADYGIRYGDKAEIGKSIVEEIEAAYPQERLDVLTTTKEIAEQQEAAPPGRRISVEEFDAPDWETRFQLLDQMIEADVDDLSLLSLALDDEKMSIRRQTAIFLGDIKDKAVVPYVERAMKDKSWAVRRTAGDTISDLGFEEFESIMMETLQDKNKLVRWRAAMFLYETGTEAALTALKQAENDPEFEVKLQIRMAIARIEQGEDAKGSVWKQMTEARQAMKDE encoded by the coding sequence TTGAAAATCATAACTATTGAACCAACACCAAGCCCGAATACGATGAAAGTGATCATCGATCAGGAATTGCCGTTTGGCAAAAGCCATAATTACAACAAAAACAACATCGAAGATGCCCCGAAAGAAGTACAAGAGTTGCTGTCGATTGACGGAGTGAAAGGTATTTATCACGTTGCTGACTTTTTAGCTGTCGAGCGCATCTCCAAGTTTGAGTGGGAAGCGATTTTGGCGCAGGTCCGCAATGTCTTTGGTGAAGACCGGGAGCACAGCGGTGAAGAAATCGAGTTGGATGAGCATTACGGAGAAGTCTACGTGCATGTTCAAGAGTTCAAAGGGATTCCGCTGCAAGTCAAAGTTTTTGATAATAGCTCAGAAGAGCGTTTTGGCATGCCAGAGCGCTTCGTCACGGCAATGCAACTAGTTATGGACCCAACAGAAGAAAACTACCTGTTACAGCGGAAATGGGCTGATTATGGTATACGCTACGGCGATAAAGCCGAAATTGGCAAAAGCATAGTCGAGGAAATCGAAGCCGCTTATCCGCAAGAGCGATTAGATGTACTGACTACTACAAAAGAAATCGCGGAACAGCAAGAAGCAGCACCGCCTGGCCGCAGAATTTCAGTGGAAGAATTCGATGCACCCGACTGGGAGACCCGTTTCCAACTGCTAGATCAAATGATTGAAGCGGATGTTGATGACCTTTCGTTGTTGTCACTTGCACTGGATGATGAAAAAATGTCTATCCGCCGACAAACAGCTATTTTCCTTGGAGATATTAAGGACAAGGCTGTGGTCCCCTATGTTGAACGCGCGATGAAAGATAAGAGCTGGGCTGTCCGCAGAACAGCGGGTGACACTATCAGCGATCTGGGTTTCGAGGAATTCGAGTCGATTATGATGGAAACCTTACAGGACAAAAACAAATTGGTTCGCTGGAGAGCGGCAATGTTCTTGTATGAGACTGGCACAGAAGCAGCATTGACAGCGCTCAAGCAAGCTGAGAATGATCCCGAGTTTGAAGTGAAGCTGCAAATTAGAATGGCGATTGCACGGATTGAACAAGGCGAAGATGCTAAAGGTTCAGTTTGGAAACAGATGACCGAAGCGCGCCAAGCGATGAAAGACGAATAG
- a CDS encoding ABC-F family ATP-binding cassette domain-containing protein — MSHLNITKLTKTVGAKTLFKDVEFSLYPGERAGLIGVNGTGKSTLMSILAGSMDADKVVMDHPKKYRITYLMQEPEFDESLTVLETVFSGDSPILVLNRAYENALKNMMIDSSSTQLQDELMDIQEKMEQENAWDINAMAKTALSKLGIDMYDQVISELSGGQRKRVALAKALIEPADLILLDEPTNHLDAVSTEWLQETLLRMGSAMLFVTHDRYFLDAVSTHIFEIADQTMYTHKGNYGDYLENKAIRDEMNASSQQKLENRFRSELKWIRRGAKARSTKQKARIQRFDEIKENVQKENDNTSLELSMQSQRLGKKIIEGNDMGVAYGDKQIFSGFDFLLQGGDRIGIVGPNGAGKSTLMKMLAGELEPTTGKMEYGSTVKIAHFTQHLPEMDESQRMIEYIQETSSDFEAEKGVRLSATQMLERFLFPSNGHGTQIGKLSGGERKRLYLLKLLMEQPNMLFLDEPTNDLDIQTLSVLEDFLENFPGVVITISHDRFFLDRIARKLWTTGTGKIQEYQGLYSEFIKEKNNPVALAEQELVENFVAEPVKPKKKMNYKEQQEYDGILEKIAGAEAKIEAREEEIALAGADYDKLQKLTEEINTLTAEYDALIERWTHLQEMAEA; from the coding sequence ATGAGCCACTTAAATATTACAAAATTAACGAAAACAGTTGGAGCCAAAACGCTATTCAAGGATGTCGAATTTTCGTTGTATCCTGGAGAGCGTGCCGGATTGATCGGCGTGAACGGAACAGGTAAATCGACTTTGATGTCAATTCTGGCTGGTAGTATGGATGCGGATAAGGTCGTAATGGACCACCCGAAAAAATACCGTATTACGTATTTGATGCAGGAACCTGAATTTGATGAGTCCTTGACCGTACTCGAGACGGTGTTCTCAGGTGATTCTCCGATATTGGTGTTGAACCGAGCATATGAAAATGCGTTAAAAAATATGATGATTGATTCAAGCTCTACGCAATTACAGGACGAACTGATGGACATCCAGGAAAAAATGGAGCAGGAAAACGCCTGGGATATTAACGCTATGGCGAAAACTGCTTTGTCCAAACTGGGGATTGATATGTACGACCAGGTAATAAGCGAGCTGTCAGGCGGCCAGCGCAAGCGCGTCGCATTAGCCAAAGCTTTGATCGAACCGGCAGACTTAATCCTTTTGGATGAGCCGACGAACCATTTGGATGCCGTTTCAACAGAATGGCTTCAGGAAACTTTGTTGCGTATGGGTTCGGCCATGCTATTTGTTACGCATGACCGCTATTTTTTGGATGCTGTTTCCACGCACATCTTCGAGATTGCAGATCAGACCATGTATACGCATAAAGGGAATTACGGCGATTATTTGGAAAACAAAGCAATTCGCGACGAAATGAACGCCTCGTCCCAGCAAAAACTCGAAAACCGTTTCCGTTCCGAACTAAAATGGATTCGACGGGGAGCTAAAGCGCGTTCGACCAAACAAAAAGCACGGATTCAGCGCTTTGATGAAATCAAAGAAAATGTTCAAAAAGAAAATGACAATACATCACTTGAACTGTCGATGCAAAGCCAGCGCCTTGGCAAAAAAATCATCGAAGGCAATGACATGGGCGTTGCTTATGGGGACAAGCAGATTTTCAGCGGCTTTGATTTTCTGTTGCAGGGCGGAGATCGTATCGGTATTGTCGGACCAAATGGTGCCGGCAAATCGACTTTGATGAAGATGCTAGCTGGTGAACTCGAGCCGACTACCGGCAAAATGGAATACGGCAGTACGGTGAAGATTGCTCATTTCACGCAGCATTTACCGGAAATGGACGAGTCTCAGCGCATGATTGAATACATCCAGGAAACGTCTAGTGATTTTGAAGCCGAAAAGGGAGTTCGTTTATCGGCGACTCAAATGCTCGAACGCTTCTTGTTCCCGTCTAATGGCCACGGTACGCAAATTGGCAAATTGTCCGGTGGCGAGCGAAAGCGTCTATATCTATTGAAACTATTGATGGAACAGCCGAATATGCTGTTCTTGGACGAGCCGACAAACGACCTGGACATCCAAACACTTTCTGTTTTGGAAGATTTCTTAGAGAATTTCCCAGGCGTCGTTATTACGATTTCGCATGATCGCTTTTTCCTTGACCGCATTGCGCGGAAATTATGGACAACAGGCACTGGCAAAATCCAAGAATATCAAGGGTTGTACTCAGAATTTATAAAAGAAAAAAACAATCCGGTTGCACTGGCTGAACAGGAACTTGTCGAAAATTTTGTGGCTGAGCCGGTAAAACCTAAAAAGAAAATGAACTATAAAGAACAGCAGGAATACGATGGTATTCTTGAAAAGATTGCAGGAGCGGAAGCGAAAATTGAAGCACGCGAAGAAGAAATAGCTCTGGCTGGTGCGGATTACGATAAACTGCAGAAGCTGACAGAAGAGATTAATACACTGACAGCCGAGTATGATGCATTGATTGAACGCTGGACGCATCTTCAGGAAATGGCAGAAGCGTGA
- a CDS encoding HD domain-containing protein produces MDQEKIKQCRNDVKKIYEQFDASHDWQHIERVMKNAKTILEQEVADAFIVELAVLLHDVSDPKYKKPEEDLEREILDCLKLPEAQRQEIQDVIESVSFKGGNGKPATSVEAKIVQDADRLDAIGAIGIARAFAFGGAKGRKLYDWNENARTEMTEQQYREAQTSSVTHFYEKLLLLKDQMTTETGKQMAEERHEFMLSFLKQLQTETDGNK; encoded by the coding sequence ATGGATCAGGAAAAAATCAAGCAATGCCGGAACGATGTAAAAAAAATCTACGAACAGTTCGATGCTAGTCACGATTGGCAACATATTGAACGTGTCATGAAAAATGCCAAAACTATTTTAGAGCAAGAAGTGGCGGATGCATTTATCGTCGAATTGGCAGTACTTCTTCACGACGTTTCGGATCCGAAATACAAAAAGCCTGAGGAAGACCTGGAGCGGGAAATTCTGGATTGTCTGAAGCTTCCGGAAGCTCAGCGGCAAGAGATTCAAGATGTCATTGAATCGGTTTCCTTTAAAGGCGGCAACGGCAAACCAGCAACAAGCGTTGAGGCGAAAATCGTGCAGGACGCTGACCGATTGGATGCCATCGGGGCAATCGGCATCGCACGGGCCTTTGCCTTCGGCGGAGCCAAAGGGCGAAAGTTGTACGACTGGAACGAAAATGCGCGCACAGAGATGACCGAGCAACAATACCGGGAAGCCCAGACGAGTAGCGTCACGCATTTTTATGAAAAGCTTTTATTGCTGAAAGATCAGATGACTACGGAAACTGGTAAGCAGATGGCTGAAGAACGCCATGAATTTATGCTATCCTTTTTAAAGCAACTACAAACAGAAACGGATGGGAATAAATGA
- a CDS encoding cold shock domain-containing protein, whose amino-acid sequence MHQGTVKWFNSEKGYGFIEYNDGDDVFVHFTGIQGDGFRTLTEGKTVSFDIIDGNRGPQAANVIQIDSE is encoded by the coding sequence ATGCACCAGGGAACAGTGAAATGGTTTAACTCAGAAAAAGGCTACGGATTTATTGAGTATAATGATGGTGATGATGTATTTGTTCATTTTACAGGCATCCAAGGCGATGGGTTTCGAACATTGACTGAAGGCAAAACCGTATCGTTCGATATTATTGATGGCAACCGTGGACCACAGGCTGCAAATGTTATTCAAATCGATTCAGAGTAA
- a CDS encoding ATP-grasp domain-containing protein → MAESNEQQQITALLGWSLPAVEAIDKLNRPFVVVGPPDFQSFAEENDISFIAWDFDRLNEGSDELYERLEKLNTKVAVPIYEETVEWAGALNARFFDDPRIFNRSLLLRDKGLMKRKAQMSGIKVGVFEEAYSKDDIHRFLKRVNDALIKIDGDLNDPIHIKPLNKAGTVGHMMIRDASDIDKIGDQEFPYLMESHLDGQEFSCEAFIHNGQVKFLNITEYVRLGHSNFVPASPALEEWRPQILEQVQKLVDSFEIQYGVIHPEYFISHDGTLNFGEVAARVPGGHIFDLIERAYGFNAFQAQILCSDPDTSSEELDNFFPEEVVSAKGYAGSLMVYPRVRLIEKLDVPEELKKNPYFEKHNLFIPITSKVAERVGFGNHYGTLFFFGKDSDHMKELLKHYEDYDFYH, encoded by the coding sequence ATGGCGGAATCGAACGAGCAACAACAGATTACAGCGCTATTAGGATGGAGCTTGCCTGCGGTCGAAGCGATTGATAAGCTAAATCGGCCTTTTGTAGTGGTGGGACCACCTGATTTCCAGTCATTTGCTGAAGAAAATGACATTAGTTTTATTGCATGGGATTTTGACCGGCTCAATGAAGGCTCAGATGAGCTTTATGAACGGTTAGAGAAATTGAATACAAAAGTAGCGGTTCCTATTTACGAAGAAACGGTAGAATGGGCAGGGGCACTAAATGCTAGATTTTTCGATGACCCACGAATCTTCAACCGATCTTTACTGTTGCGTGATAAAGGATTGATGAAACGTAAAGCCCAAATGTCAGGGATCAAAGTAGGGGTTTTTGAAGAAGCCTATTCTAAAGATGATATTCATCGTTTCCTGAAACGTGTAAATGATGCCTTGATTAAAATAGATGGCGATTTAAATGATCCAATTCACATCAAGCCGCTGAACAAAGCAGGAACTGTGGGACATATGATGATTCGGGATGCTAGTGATATCGATAAGATCGGGGACCAGGAATTTCCGTATCTTATGGAAAGCCACTTGGACGGACAGGAATTTTCGTGTGAAGCGTTTATTCACAATGGCCAAGTGAAATTCCTCAACATTACGGAATACGTGAGATTGGGACATTCCAACTTTGTTCCTGCCTCTCCAGCACTTGAAGAATGGCGGCCACAAATCCTTGAGCAGGTCCAAAAATTGGTCGATTCGTTTGAAATCCAGTACGGTGTCATCCATCCCGAATACTTTATTTCCCATGATGGAACTTTGAATTTCGGTGAAGTGGCCGCACGAGTGCCAGGGGGCCATATTTTTGATTTAATCGAACGAGCTTACGGTTTTAATGCTTTCCAAGCACAAATTCTTTGTAGCGATCCTGATACTTCGTCGGAAGAATTGGATAACTTTTTTCCAGAAGAAGTCGTATCGGCTAAAGGCTATGCGGGAAGTTTAATGGTTTATCCTCGTGTTCGTCTGATTGAGAAGTTGGATGTTCCAGAAGAATTAAAAAAAAATCCGTATTTCGAAAAGCACAATCTATTCATACCAATCACATCGAAAGTTGCAGAACGCGTAGGATTTGGCAATCATTACGGAACCTTGTTCTTTTTTGGAAAAGACAGCGATCACATGAAAGAATTGCTGAAGCATTATGAGGACTATGATTTTTATCATTAA
- a CDS encoding zinc-finger domain-containing protein produces MKKVSIINEIDEMLTTYCEGCFVKTQLRKDEGKTAAHRFCISNCTVGTQLQFLGNELNKVGTGDK; encoded by the coding sequence GTGAAAAAAGTTTCCATTATCAACGAAATTGATGAAATGCTGACTACGTACTGTGAAGGTTGCTTTGTGAAAACCCAACTTCGCAAAGATGAAGGAAAAACCGCTGCCCACAGGTTCTGCATCAGCAACTGTACAGTCGGCACCCAACTGCAATTCTTAGGAAATGAACTCAACAAAGTCGGAACCGGCGATAAATAA
- a CDS encoding queuosine precursor transporter, whose product MFNEFWGLGFALFNFVLLLIMYKFFGKTGLFAWVAISTVLANIQVTKTIEIIGLTATLGNSLYASTFLATDILNEKYGKKEAKKAVWLGFSSLLIMVLVMQFGIKFIPAESDFAQGSLETIFGLIPQIAIGSMVAYLISQHLDVVIFSALRRMFPKDSQFWIRNNGSTLISQLLDTLIFTSIAFWGVFPFDVWLQIFIST is encoded by the coding sequence TTGTTTAATGAATTTTGGGGACTCGGCTTTGCCTTGTTCAATTTCGTACTTTTATTGATCATGTATAAATTTTTTGGAAAGACCGGCTTGTTTGCTTGGGTAGCCATTTCGACTGTTCTGGCCAATATTCAAGTCACGAAGACTATTGAAATTATTGGCCTGACGGCAACATTGGGAAATAGCCTGTATGCTTCGACTTTTCTGGCGACCGACATCCTGAATGAAAAATATGGTAAAAAAGAAGCCAAAAAAGCGGTATGGCTCGGCTTTTCTTCGCTGCTTATCATGGTGCTGGTCATGCAGTTTGGGATTAAATTTATTCCGGCTGAAAGTGATTTTGCACAAGGCTCTTTGGAAACGATTTTCGGACTTATTCCTCAAATTGCGATTGGCAGCATGGTCGCTTATCTTATCAGCCAGCATTTGGATGTTGTCATCTTTAGTGCGCTGCGCAGAATGTTTCCAAAAGATAGTCAATTCTGGATCCGCAATAATGGTTCGACATTGATCAGCCAACTGCTGGACACACTTATTTTTACGTCCATCGCTTTCTGGGGTGTGTTTCCGTTCGATGTATGGCTTCAAATTTTCATCTCGACCTAA
- a CDS encoding ribonuclease HI family protein — MLEVFVDAATAGAPQVSAVGVFIRGEGHLIQWSEYVGEMDNHTAEFTALVKGLELAKDLSSGMVSIKSDSQVTVDAFEKGSIKNPKFKPLLVRALELGDQFEFCFIKWIPDSQNHAADALARTELRKHK; from the coding sequence ATGCTAGAAGTGTTTGTAGATGCGGCAACTGCTGGAGCTCCTCAAGTCAGCGCAGTAGGCGTTTTTATCCGCGGTGAAGGTCATTTGATCCAGTGGAGCGAATATGTAGGGGAAATGGACAATCATACAGCGGAATTTACTGCGTTGGTAAAAGGATTAGAGCTTGCAAAAGACTTGTCGTCGGGTATGGTGTCGATCAAGTCCGATTCACAGGTGACCGTGGACGCGTTTGAAAAAGGATCGATTAAGAACCCAAAATTCAAACCTCTGCTAGTCAGGGCGCTCGAGCTTGGTGATCAATTTGAATTCTGCTTTATCAAGTGGATTCCTGACTCCCAAAACCATGCAGCAGATGCTTTGGCGAGAACCGAGCTGCGTAAACACAAATAA
- a CDS encoding PQQ-dependent sugar dehydrogenase, which yields MKNFLIPSFSLLLLAGCNNAAPNPDEATAPFEAIATGLEAPWAINKTGEEFYVSERTGHVAYIDEDGTMTRQDVNFSDSLSGAAEAGFLGFVLKQDFEESQEAYGYYVYESDGNDYNKIVTLVLEDGQWQENEVLLEGIPTGNVHHGGRLELDPDGTLFATIGDASTPELAQDLGSVNGKILKLNSSNEFEIYSHGHRNPQGITWDEDTMFASEHGQSANDEINIIEEGNNYGWPTIEGDESQEGLESPFFTTGSDDTWAPSGIDMHDGSLYVAVLRGTAIKVVDPESAEVTDSIEGFGRVRDVFSDGDSLYFITNNTDGRGTPADGDDKLYKLNE from the coding sequence GTGAAAAATTTTTTAATCCCTTCATTTTCCCTGTTGTTGCTGGCTGGCTGCAACAATGCTGCTCCAAATCCAGATGAAGCGACTGCGCCGTTCGAAGCGATTGCGACAGGACTTGAAGCTCCTTGGGCAATCAACAAGACGGGTGAAGAATTCTATGTTTCTGAACGGACGGGCCACGTTGCCTATATAGACGAAGATGGTACCATGACACGCCAGGATGTCAATTTTTCCGATTCTCTTTCCGGTGCTGCAGAGGCTGGATTTTTAGGCTTTGTTTTAAAACAGGATTTTGAAGAAAGTCAGGAAGCCTATGGATACTATGTCTACGAAAGTGACGGCAATGATTACAACAAAATTGTCACCCTGGTTTTAGAAGACGGACAATGGCAGGAAAATGAAGTTTTGCTTGAAGGAATTCCTACGGGCAATGTTCACCACGGTGGTCGCCTGGAATTGGATCCAGACGGGACTCTCTTTGCGACAATTGGCGATGCGTCTACTCCCGAGCTGGCTCAGGATTTAGGTTCGGTTAACGGCAAAATATTGAAGCTCAACAGCTCCAACGAATTTGAAATTTATTCGCATGGTCACCGCAATCCGCAAGGCATTACTTGGGACGAGGACACCATGTTTGCTTCTGAGCATGGCCAATCGGCTAATGACGAAATCAATATCATTGAAGAAGGCAATAATTATGGATGGCCGACCATTGAAGGCGACGAGTCCCAAGAAGGCTTGGAATCGCCTTTTTTCACTACTGGTTCTGATGACACATGGGCTCCGAGCGGAATTGACATGCATGACGGTTCACTTTATGTAGCTGTCCTTCGGGGAACCGCCATTAAGGTTGTGGACCCTGAAAGTGCCGAAGTGACGGACTCGATTGAAGGGTTTGGCCGTGTCCGGGATGTCTTTTCAGACGGAGACTCTCTCTATTTTATCACCAATAATACAGATGGCCGTGGTACGCCTGCTGACGGTGACGACAAGCTTTACAAACTGAATGAATAG